A single window of Methylacidimicrobium sp. AP8 DNA harbors:
- a CDS encoding ABC transporter ATP-binding protein, with protein sequence MISVENLTKEYAGSRAVQGISFAVQKGEIVGFLGPNGAGKTTTMRILAGYLPPTSGKVVVAGHDVVAESLEARRHIGYMPENVPLYTDLRVNEYLAYRARLKGVKGKKVRERLEAVNRLCHLEDVKNKIIGKLSKGYRQRVGLADALVHEPDLLILDEPTIGLDPHQIRAVRDLIRSLGDRHTILLSSHILSEVEAVCTRVLILHRGRIEASDTAENLARMVRGGGLGAIRVEVLCPSEAGRREFSRLPNVEAVHCREEREGWSVLEIAPKAGKDIRDEVFSVVQKQGWRLREMSRLRASLEDIFVELTQD encoded by the coding sequence ATGATCTCGGTCGAAAACCTGACCAAAGAATATGCGGGATCCCGTGCGGTGCAAGGGATCTCCTTCGCCGTGCAAAAAGGAGAGATCGTTGGGTTCCTGGGACCTAACGGCGCCGGCAAGACGACGACGATGCGCATCCTGGCCGGATACCTGCCCCCGACGAGCGGCAAGGTCGTTGTCGCCGGCCATGACGTCGTGGCGGAGTCCCTGGAAGCGCGCCGGCACATCGGCTACATGCCGGAAAACGTCCCCCTCTACACCGATCTCCGGGTCAACGAATACCTCGCCTACCGCGCCCGCCTCAAAGGAGTCAAAGGAAAAAAAGTGAGAGAGAGGCTGGAGGCGGTCAACCGTCTTTGCCATCTAGAGGACGTAAAGAATAAAATCATCGGCAAGCTGTCGAAGGGCTACCGGCAACGTGTCGGGCTGGCCGACGCCCTGGTCCACGAGCCCGATCTCTTGATCTTGGACGAACCGACGATCGGCTTGGACCCGCACCAGATCCGGGCCGTCCGTGACTTGATTCGATCCTTAGGCGATCGTCACACCATTTTGCTTTCCAGCCATATTCTGAGCGAGGTGGAGGCGGTTTGCACCCGGGTGCTCATCCTCCATCGCGGGAGGATCGAAGCCTCGGACACGGCCGAAAATCTCGCTCGGATGGTGCGCGGAGGCGGACTGGGAGCAATTCGGGTCGAGGTTCTTTGTCCTTCGGAGGCGGGCCGGCGGGAGTTTTCGCGGCTGCCCAACGTCGAGGCGGTCCACTGCCGGGAAGAGCGGGAGGGGTGGTCGGTCCTGGAGATCGCTCCGAAGGCCGGCAAGGACATTCGGGACGAGGTGTTTTCGGTCGTTCAGAAGCAAGGCTGGCGTCTTCGGGAAATGTCTCGTTTACGGGCTTCCCTGGAGGATATCTTCGTGGAGTTGACGCAGGATTGA
- a CDS encoding HlyD family secretion protein — protein sequence MRPGREDSAGRHLARGPGAGRLAAFLLWAVAGGIGGVMTLRFLVAFFATETTDDAFIAGHIIRIAPKVAGHVVGYHIDDNMDVKKGQLLIELDPRDYQARVALAQANRDWADTEWKRMAQLVRSAAVSQLQLDGAWAAKLSTEAYLRLTELQLGYTRIFAPEDGRITQRTVEKGQYVQAGQTLFSIVPADVWVVANYKETQLTHMRPGQPVRFRIDAYPDHEYKGHVDSLQRGSGAQFSLLPPENATGNYVKVVQRVPVKILFDEPIRPGETVGPGMSVVPSVQIHPIAVTPLWEVSAAIAGTFMGIGIAFLLSRRKGKSSQGA from the coding sequence GTGCGTCCGGGGCGCGAAGATTCGGCGGGCCGGCACCTGGCCCGCGGTCCCGGAGCCGGCAGGCTGGCGGCCTTCCTCCTGTGGGCGGTAGCCGGCGGAATCGGGGGTGTGATGACGCTCCGGTTTCTTGTCGCCTTTTTCGCAACGGAGACGACCGATGACGCCTTCATCGCCGGTCATATCATCCGGATTGCCCCCAAGGTGGCGGGGCATGTGGTGGGCTACCATATCGACGATAATATGGACGTGAAAAAGGGGCAGCTGCTCATCGAGCTCGACCCGCGGGATTACCAGGCGCGGGTCGCTTTAGCCCAGGCAAACCGGGATTGGGCCGACACGGAGTGGAAGCGGATGGCGCAGCTCGTGCGCAGCGCCGCGGTCTCGCAGCTGCAGCTCGACGGGGCCTGGGCGGCGAAACTTTCGACCGAGGCCTATCTCCGCCTGACCGAGCTCCAGTTGGGCTACACGCGCATCTTTGCGCCCGAGGACGGCCGGATTACGCAGAGGACCGTCGAAAAAGGGCAGTATGTGCAGGCGGGCCAGACCCTCTTCTCGATCGTGCCCGCCGACGTCTGGGTGGTGGCCAACTATAAGGAGACGCAGTTGACGCACATGCGCCCGGGGCAGCCGGTCCGCTTCCGGATCGATGCCTATCCCGATCATGAGTACAAAGGCCATGTGGATAGCCTGCAGCGGGGCAGCGGAGCGCAGTTCAGCCTGCTGCCTCCCGAGAACGCCACGGGAAACTACGTCAAGGTAGTGCAGCGGGTCCCGGTCAAGATCCTCTTCGACGAGCCGATCCGGCCGGGGGAGACCGTAGGTCCCGGAATGTCGGTCGTCCCGTCGGTGCAGATTCATCCGATTGCGGTGACTCCGCTATGGGAGGTGTCGGCGGCGATCGCGGGGACTTTCATGGGCATAGGCATCGCCTTCCTGCTGTCCCGCCGGAAGGGAAAGAGTTCGCAGGGCGCCTGA
- a CDS encoding FKBP-type peptidyl-prolyl cis-trans isomerase has translation MRRLVFLLALLVVFLAAGSVRAQDQPMSASEDGESGTEEKVVTTPSGLKYVDIVVGRGNPVAPGKRVTVDYVGKLEDGKVFDSSQSHGKPFTFVMGQRGVIAGWTEGIATMREGGKRKLIIPPQLGYGVDGAGDVIPPNAVLLFDIEVLKVE, from the coding sequence ATGAGGCGTCTGGTTTTTCTGCTGGCTCTTCTTGTCGTTTTCCTGGCAGCCGGGAGCGTTCGTGCCCAGGATCAGCCGATGTCCGCGTCCGAAGACGGGGAAAGCGGGACGGAGGAGAAGGTCGTGACGACCCCCTCGGGCCTCAAGTATGTGGATATTGTGGTAGGCCGCGGCAATCCGGTCGCGCCCGGAAAGCGGGTCACGGTGGACTACGTGGGAAAGCTCGAGGACGGCAAGGTCTTCGACAGCTCGCAGTCTCATGGGAAGCCCTTTACCTTCGTGATGGGCCAGCGGGGGGTCATCGCCGGATGGACCGAAGGAATCGCCACGATGCGCGAGGGCGGGAAGCGCAAGCTCATCATCCCTCCGCAGCTCGGCTATGGGGTCGACGGAGCGGGCGATGTGATTCCTCCCAACGCGGTCCTTCTCTTCGATATCGAAGTGCTCAAGGTGGAGTAG
- a CDS encoding ferritin: MKTTLISAKIIPEFHRQIGSELEAFLQYLAIAAYFEKAALPRLAAHFARQAEEERGHAMRFLQLLIDNDADVVIPAIPAPEGQFRDAEHAVTLSLERELRVTEEIHSLLRLARQENDFTSETFLHWFVKEQLEEVSTADQLLKMIQRAGSQRLLLVEEFLARSGPMRLGKPAEEEGG, encoded by the coding sequence ATGAAGACCACGCTTATCAGCGCCAAGATCATCCCGGAGTTTCACCGGCAGATCGGCAGCGAGCTCGAGGCGTTCCTGCAATACTTGGCCATCGCCGCCTACTTCGAAAAGGCGGCCCTGCCGCGGCTGGCGGCTCACTTCGCCCGCCAAGCCGAGGAGGAGCGGGGGCATGCCATGCGCTTCCTGCAGCTGCTGATCGACAACGATGCCGACGTGGTGATTCCGGCGATTCCGGCCCCCGAAGGGCAATTCCGCGATGCCGAGCATGCGGTGACGCTTTCTCTGGAACGGGAGCTGAGGGTTACCGAGGAGATCCATTCTCTGTTGCGGCTGGCGCGGCAGGAGAACGACTTCACTTCCGAGACCTTTCTCCATTGGTTTGTGAAGGAGCAGCTCGAAGAAGTATCGACAGCCGATCAGCTCTTGAAAATGATTCAACGGGCGGGCAGCCAGCGGCTGCTCCTGGTCGAAGAGTTTTTGGCTCGATCCGGACCGATGCGCTTGGGTAAGCCCGCGGAGGAGGAAGGCGGGTAA
- a CDS encoding DUF2062 domain-containing protein has product MKRRFQQFRTFLREHAHHSHKKLFQLRADPLPIALGFAIGVFYGFTPFFGFKTVLALATAWPLRANLIAAALGVAAHDIALPFVPGLLWIEYEIGAFLLGHGGHASGLRLQQMDFRAVISWQGLQQWGWPMTVGSLVIGLPAAGAAFFLVHRALRRYRQNSAPLGGGTGGATPMLPAEKGEAPPVNCDPEPPASSLRARAR; this is encoded by the coding sequence ATGAAACGGCGCTTTCAACAGTTTCGGACCTTCCTGCGGGAGCATGCCCACCATTCCCACAAAAAGCTTTTTCAGCTCCGCGCCGATCCGCTTCCGATCGCGCTGGGCTTCGCCATCGGCGTCTTCTACGGATTCACCCCTTTTTTCGGATTCAAGACCGTCCTCGCCCTGGCCACCGCCTGGCCGCTGCGGGCGAATCTGATCGCGGCCGCGCTGGGGGTAGCCGCCCACGACATCGCGCTGCCTTTCGTGCCGGGTCTTCTCTGGATCGAGTATGAGATCGGAGCCTTCCTGCTCGGCCACGGCGGCCATGCTTCCGGCCTGCGCCTCCAGCAGATGGACTTCCGCGCGGTGATCAGCTGGCAAGGATTACAGCAATGGGGATGGCCGATGACGGTCGGCTCGCTTGTCATCGGACTGCCGGCGGCCGGAGCCGCCTTCTTCCTCGTTCACCGGGCATTGCGGCGGTATCGGCAAAACAGCGCGCCGCTCGGTGGCGGAACCGGAGGCGCAACGCCGATGCTCCCCGCCGAAAAGGGCGAGGCGCCTCCGGTCAATTGTGACCCGGAGCCGCCGGCTTCGTCGCTGCGGGCAAGAGCTCGCTGA
- a CDS encoding DUF4340 domain-containing protein, giving the protein MKAFRSGLFLLLIALGLFGYIALFDRGKQSTEERLRTEKQIFRFKSQDVSWLRIAGPDHSVTLEKKDNHWKIIAPIQAEADDAAVDRVLTELEFLESERTIPAKEAGGSDARKQWGLASPSLTVEFRAGKESQGICVGRPTAVHDLLYARSEQDPNGPVYLVNAAVVDRLRKTVDDLRNRVVFGFDSLFVERCGVVQQAGNAPLSVEVVRHGTKWQLVKPLTARADPTKVDEWLSSLTTLRVRKFISDDGAALNAYGLASPSDQIWIEEKRETPKEERLLIGSPVPGDPGEVYAKKVSRSTVFTLPAETVKQLSRGFLGSVRDRHVLPSFSVAEVSRFQVEQNGKNLNFTKRGQDWTVDGAGYKGIVDRERVEAFLRSLRSLETKSFVQDVPSDLHSLGLDHPQGEVDLETVEAGGNAAGPVRLFLGRSEKDGTYVKNSLEPFVYQVDSAWLQDLPRDAWQWKGLEVVQIEPKDVREVKLSFSTGSVTIRTGPDGRVLLNGAEPEGAAAPQVKAAIDRVCRLRAVRWLGPVRPEFGLSKPEAIFTIQAARPAVIRVGAVLPDGSRAAQVEGETLAFALGAAEFQGLSELLPAATKPAAPGHN; this is encoded by the coding sequence GTGAAAGCGTTTCGTTCCGGTCTCTTCCTGTTGCTGATCGCGCTAGGCTTGTTCGGCTACATCGCGCTCTTCGACCGAGGCAAGCAGTCCACCGAAGAGCGCCTCCGCACCGAGAAGCAGATTTTTCGCTTCAAGAGCCAAGACGTGAGCTGGCTCCGCATCGCAGGCCCCGATCATTCCGTCACTCTCGAGAAGAAGGATAACCACTGGAAGATCATCGCTCCGATCCAGGCGGAGGCTGACGATGCCGCCGTGGACCGGGTCCTGACCGAGCTGGAGTTTCTGGAATCGGAGCGGACCATCCCCGCGAAGGAAGCAGGGGGCTCCGATGCCCGCAAGCAGTGGGGCCTGGCTTCCCCGAGCCTGACCGTCGAGTTTCGAGCCGGCAAGGAGTCGCAGGGAATTTGTGTCGGGCGCCCGACCGCCGTCCACGATCTGCTCTACGCCCGCTCCGAGCAGGATCCGAACGGACCGGTCTATCTCGTCAACGCTGCCGTCGTGGATCGGTTGCGCAAGACGGTCGACGACCTGCGCAACCGGGTGGTCTTCGGCTTCGACAGCCTTTTTGTGGAAAGATGCGGGGTCGTGCAGCAGGCCGGAAACGCTCCGCTCAGCGTCGAGGTGGTGCGGCACGGGACCAAGTGGCAGCTGGTAAAGCCGTTGACGGCGCGGGCCGATCCCACCAAGGTCGACGAATGGCTCTCCTCGCTTACGACCCTTCGGGTGCGGAAGTTTATTTCCGACGATGGCGCGGCATTGAATGCCTATGGACTCGCGAGCCCGAGCGATCAGATATGGATCGAGGAAAAGAGGGAGACGCCCAAGGAAGAAAGATTGCTCATCGGCTCGCCCGTCCCCGGCGACCCCGGAGAAGTCTACGCCAAGAAGGTATCCCGGAGCACGGTCTTCACGCTGCCGGCCGAGACGGTCAAGCAGCTCTCCCGCGGCTTTCTCGGGAGCGTGCGGGACCGCCACGTCTTGCCTTCCTTTTCCGTGGCCGAAGTGAGTCGTTTCCAGGTTGAGCAGAATGGGAAGAACCTGAATTTCACCAAGCGGGGCCAGGACTGGACTGTCGACGGAGCAGGCTACAAAGGAATCGTGGACCGGGAACGGGTCGAGGCGTTCCTGCGGTCGCTACGCTCTCTGGAGACCAAGAGCTTCGTCCAGGATGTGCCTTCGGATCTCCATTCTCTCGGGTTAGATCATCCGCAGGGAGAGGTGGACCTGGAAACGGTCGAAGCCGGAGGCAATGCCGCCGGACCCGTCCGGCTCTTCCTGGGAAGAAGCGAGAAGGACGGCACGTATGTAAAGAACTCTCTTGAGCCCTTCGTCTATCAGGTCGACTCCGCATGGCTGCAGGATCTGCCCCGGGATGCATGGCAGTGGAAGGGCTTGGAAGTCGTCCAGATCGAGCCCAAAGACGTGCGGGAAGTGAAGCTCTCGTTCTCTACCGGGTCCGTCACGATCCGAACCGGTCCCGATGGAAGGGTCTTGCTCAACGGAGCGGAGCCGGAAGGTGCCGCCGCCCCGCAGGTCAAAGCTGCGATTGACCGGGTATGCCGGCTTCGGGCGGTCCGCTGGCTCGGCCCGGTCCGCCCGGAGTTCGGCTTGAGCAAGCCCGAGGCGATCTTCACGATCCAAGCCGCACGACCGGCGGTCATCCGTGTCGGTGCGGTGCTGCCCGATGGAAGCCGGGCAGCGCAGGTCGAGGGGGAGACGCTCGCCTTCGCGTTGGGCGCCGCCGAATTCCAGGGACTCAGCGAGCTCTTGCCCGCAGCGACGAAGCCGGCGGCTCCGGGTCACAATTGA
- a CDS encoding ParA family protein, giving the protein MKVIAVANQKGGVGKTTTAINLAACLAEIGKRVLLIDTDPQANATSGLGVAVAPGGSLLPVLLGEKSIREQIAPTPFPHLDLIPSELELATIETAFAGSDSPLFHLRDALEPLRAGEGYEIVLLDTPPSLGLLMANALAAADLVLIPLQCEYYALEGLSKILELLGKLDAMGGKNGRRILGILMTMFDVRTNLSQQVLEDVRRHVPDLLFRTIIPRSVRLAEAPSHGKPITAYDPSSVGAASYRHFCSEFLARLSA; this is encoded by the coding sequence ATGAAAGTCATTGCGGTCGCTAACCAAAAAGGGGGCGTCGGCAAGACGACGACCGCCATCAACCTCGCCGCGTGCCTGGCGGAGATAGGCAAAAGGGTCCTCTTGATCGACACCGATCCGCAGGCGAACGCTACGAGCGGGCTGGGGGTCGCGGTCGCCCCCGGCGGAAGCCTGCTCCCGGTTCTCTTAGGGGAGAAGTCGATCCGGGAGCAGATCGCGCCGACGCCCTTCCCGCATCTGGACTTAATTCCCTCCGAATTAGAGCTGGCCACGATCGAAACCGCCTTTGCGGGATCGGACTCCCCCCTCTTTCACTTGCGGGACGCCCTGGAGCCGCTTCGAGCCGGAGAGGGCTACGAGATCGTCTTGCTCGACACCCCTCCCTCCCTCGGCTTGCTCATGGCCAACGCCCTCGCCGCCGCCGATCTCGTCCTCATCCCGCTTCAGTGCGAATACTACGCCTTGGAAGGGCTCTCGAAGATACTCGAGCTCCTCGGAAAGTTGGACGCCATGGGCGGGAAGAACGGAAGGCGCATTCTCGGCATTCTCATGACCATGTTCGACGTTCGCACCAACTTGAGCCAGCAGGTTCTCGAGGATGTCCGCCGCCACGTTCCGGACCTCCTCTTCCGGACGATCATCCCCCGTTCCGTCCGGCTTGCCGAAGCGCCTAGCCACGGAAAGCCGATCACCGCCTACGACCCCTCGAGCGTGGGGGCCGCGAGCTACCGCCATTTTTGCTCGGAATTTCTCGCTCGGCTATCCGCTTAG
- a CDS encoding ABC transporter permease — MALWVLTRHEIRSFFISPTAYIVLFACAVIHGLNFAFWLEYITSNNIKDFTLLQATVNSFFFWFLLLIQAPVLTMRSFAEENRSGTIEMVLTAPVREWELVLAKFIGAMSFFCVLWLPLALDFLGLRILWGHPLGSSGSMELLSVLMLLLLGSLFLAIGIFASCLTRSQMVAAILAFGFIFAVFSLSFVVYLGLIGQTRDLVTYFSFLDQMDTFSRGIFDSRPLVLTISSTIFFLFLTERVLQWRRLRS, encoded by the coding sequence ATGGCACTTTGGGTTCTCACCCGGCACGAGATCCGGAGCTTTTTCATCTCCCCGACCGCGTACATCGTCCTATTCGCGTGCGCGGTGATTCACGGGCTCAACTTCGCCTTCTGGCTCGAGTACATAACAAGCAATAACATCAAGGACTTCACCCTGCTGCAGGCGACGGTGAACTCTTTTTTCTTCTGGTTCCTCCTCCTTATTCAGGCGCCGGTGCTCACCATGCGGAGCTTCGCGGAGGAGAACCGGTCCGGCACCATCGAGATGGTCTTGACCGCACCCGTGCGGGAGTGGGAGCTGGTTCTGGCCAAATTCATCGGCGCCATGAGCTTCTTTTGCGTGCTCTGGCTTCCGCTGGCCCTCGACTTCCTCGGGTTGCGTATCCTTTGGGGGCATCCGTTGGGAAGCAGCGGCAGCATGGAGCTGCTCTCCGTGCTCATGCTGCTCCTTCTGGGCAGCCTCTTCCTGGCCATCGGAATTTTCGCCTCCTGCTTGACGCGGAGCCAGATGGTCGCAGCGATCCTGGCCTTCGGCTTCATCTTCGCGGTCTTCTCTCTCTCTTTCGTCGTCTACCTGGGATTGATCGGCCAAACACGGGATCTGGTCACCTATTTTTCCTTCTTGGATCAGATGGATACGTTTTCCCGCGGCATCTTCGATTCTCGGCCTCTGGTCTTGACCATTTCGAGCACGATCTTCTTTCTCTTTCTCACCGAACGCGTCCTCCAGTGGCGACGGCTTCGTTCTTGA
- a CDS encoding TetR/AcrR family transcriptional regulator: protein MSTSLQPARASSTRDKIIAAATALFAARGFKGTTTRRIAVLARVNEALIYRHFPSKEALYAAIIEKKIAKLAPLLDRLRCAAETGERPQVVLREIARQMFASVDEDPQFLRLFYFSGLEGHSLSRMFFEAYSETFYRNLSGYILSRIREGVFRPIDPNLAARAFAGIVLHHLVVQTIFPEAGRFADREQAIDTFVDIFVQGILRHPDGDRTESGPARLPFAE from the coding sequence ATGTCAACCTCTCTTCAGCCGGCTCGTGCCTCGAGCACCCGGGACAAGATCATCGCCGCCGCAACCGCTCTCTTTGCGGCACGCGGCTTTAAAGGGACCACGACGCGGAGGATCGCCGTCCTGGCCCGGGTCAACGAAGCGCTCATCTACCGCCACTTCCCGAGCAAGGAAGCGCTGTACGCCGCCATCATTGAAAAGAAGATCGCGAAGCTGGCGCCTCTCCTCGACCGGCTCCGCTGCGCCGCAGAAACCGGAGAGAGACCGCAGGTGGTTCTCCGGGAGATCGCCCGCCAGATGTTCGCCTCGGTGGACGAGGACCCCCAATTCCTGCGGCTCTTCTATTTCAGCGGCTTAGAGGGCCACAGCCTATCCCGCATGTTTTTCGAGGCGTATTCCGAAACTTTTTACCGGAACCTAAGCGGCTACATCCTTTCCCGGATTCGGGAAGGAGTCTTCCGTCCTATCGATCCAAACCTCGCGGCCCGGGCCTTTGCCGGCATCGTCCTCCACCACTTGGTCGTGCAGACGATCTTTCCCGAGGCCGGGCGTTTCGCGGATCGGGAGCAGGCGATCGACACCTTCGTCGACATCTTCGTGCAGGGAATCCTCCGTCACCCCGACGGCGACCGGACTGAGTCCGGGCCCGCGCGCTTGCCTTTTGCCGAATAA
- a CDS encoding GldG family protein: protein MKTPSAPHPLRLQLRLNNALTIVLSIAILVMVNYLGYKYYYRQDFSKSGYYQLSEKTVHILRSLPEPVRVTVCLVNNSPLRTEIDNLLRQYKYVAGDKLQLEYVDPALHLDRAEALAKRLKFDLRENVVIFEYRDRHKFINDKDIVDYDMSGAMFGQAPRIKAFKGEQQFTAAILSLIEGKLLKVYVTTGHGEREFGNMSAPGGYGEIDLRIRRENVETIPLDLGEFPSVPADADAVIVAGPKVPFRPAEAEAIAKYVEGKGKLILLQGAESVSGLEPLLAKYGMRLDNDRVIALGKLGGMTGEVLITTALGTRYADHPSVRGLQGLSLQMPDARSLSLVPGNANASKVVSLVQTPEAFWGETDPKEIAEQNPKRDAGADVPGPLTLAMLYDGGEVPGQGIHVIGTRIVAIGSSAFLVNQYIDGVGVDFFLNVLNWMLKREMALGISPKAPQEFSLAIPQFQRQAANSFALGLIPLACALIGVGVFFARRK, encoded by the coding sequence ATGAAGACTCCTTCCGCTCCTCATCCGCTGCGCCTGCAGCTCCGGCTCAACAATGCTCTGACGATCGTCTTGTCCATCGCCATCCTCGTGATGGTGAATTACTTAGGGTATAAGTACTACTACCGGCAGGACTTTTCGAAGAGCGGCTACTACCAGCTTTCCGAGAAGACGGTGCATATTCTCCGCTCGCTGCCCGAGCCCGTGCGGGTGACCGTTTGCCTTGTCAACAACTCCCCGCTCCGGACGGAGATCGATAATCTTCTCCGACAGTACAAGTACGTGGCCGGCGATAAGCTCCAGCTGGAATACGTCGATCCGGCCCTTCACCTGGATCGAGCGGAAGCTCTGGCGAAGCGGCTCAAGTTCGACCTGCGGGAAAATGTGGTGATCTTCGAATATCGCGATCGGCATAAGTTCATCAACGATAAGGATATAGTGGACTATGACATGAGCGGGGCCATGTTCGGGCAAGCCCCCCGGATCAAGGCCTTCAAGGGAGAGCAGCAATTCACGGCCGCCATCCTATCCTTAATCGAAGGAAAGCTTCTCAAAGTCTACGTGACCACGGGCCACGGCGAACGGGAATTCGGCAACATGAGCGCCCCCGGCGGATACGGCGAGATCGACCTGCGCATCCGCCGGGAGAACGTGGAAACGATCCCGCTTGACCTCGGAGAATTTCCGTCGGTTCCGGCCGATGCGGACGCGGTGATCGTCGCCGGTCCAAAGGTTCCTTTCCGGCCTGCGGAAGCCGAAGCGATTGCGAAATATGTCGAAGGGAAGGGGAAGCTCATTCTCCTGCAAGGTGCGGAGAGCGTTTCCGGACTCGAGCCGCTGCTGGCCAAATACGGAATGCGCCTGGATAATGATCGGGTGATCGCGCTCGGGAAGCTCGGAGGGATGACGGGGGAAGTGCTCATTACCACCGCGCTCGGCACCCGCTATGCGGATCATCCGTCGGTCCGCGGGCTCCAGGGGTTGAGCCTGCAGATGCCGGATGCCCGCTCTCTGAGCCTCGTCCCGGGAAATGCCAACGCCTCGAAGGTGGTTTCCTTGGTGCAAACGCCCGAAGCTTTTTGGGGAGAGACCGATCCGAAGGAAATCGCCGAGCAGAATCCGAAGCGGGATGCCGGCGCCGACGTTCCCGGGCCGCTCACTCTCGCGATGCTCTATGACGGAGGGGAGGTCCCGGGCCAGGGGATTCACGTCATCGGAACCCGGATCGTTGCGATCGGATCTTCGGCGTTCCTGGTCAATCAATATATCGACGGGGTGGGTGTCGACTTCTTCTTGAACGTCCTCAACTGGATGCTGAAGAGAGAGATGGCCTTGGGAATCTCCCCCAAGGCGCCTCAGGAGTTCTCGCTTGCGATTCCTCAATTTCAGAGGCAGGCGGCGAACAGCTTTGCCTTAGGGCTCATTCCCTTGGCTTGCGCCCTGATCGGGGTCGGCGTCTTCTTCGCGCGAAGGAAATAG